One Ferribacterium limneticum genomic window, GACGTTGGCGGCCAGGCATTCCTCGCCCTGCCGCTCGTGGAAATTGACGCTGCGGCAGACCGAGAAGGCCGGATTGATGCGCCACGGGTCGATGCCGATGGCCTTGGCGAAATCGTTGGCGACCTGGTCGTAGGCGGCGAAGTGGTTGGACTTGCGGCGCACGGCCCAGCCGGCATGCACCGGCGGCAGCACGACCTGCTCGTGGAGGCCCTGCAGGATGGCCGGAATGCCGGCCGACAGGTCGTTGTTGAGCAGGATGGCGCAGGGGTCGAAGCCGTCGAGGCCGAGGCGGTGTTGGGTGCGCACGAGCGGTTCGAGCAGCAGGCTCTGGCCGTTGGGCAATTCGACTGTCGTCGGCTGGGTGATCTCCGGGTTGAGCGAACCAAGGCGCACGTTGAGGCCGGTCTGCTTGAGGATGGCGGCGATCTGGGCGACGTTCTGCAGGTAGAACTGGTTGCGCGTGTGGTTCTCGGGAATGAGCAGCAGGCTGCGCGCTTCCGGGCAGAATTTTTCGATGGCGCTCATCGCCGCCTGCACGCAGAGCGGCAGGAAGGCGGGGTTCAGGTTGTTGAAGCCGCCCGGGAACAAATTGGTGTCGACCGGCGCCAGCTTGAAACCCGAATTGCGTAGATCGACCGATGAGTAGAAGGGCGGCGTGTGCTCCAGCCACTGGCTGCGCAGCCACTGCTCGATCTGCGGGCTGGCCGCGAGGAAGCGACGCTCGAGCTCGAGCAGGGGGCCGGTGAGGGCGGTGGTGAGGTGTGGAACCATGTGCTGTCTCTCAATCCCGGGGTTTTTATTTTGGCTGCAAATCTTACACCGCAGTGCAGCAAATGTGCGCCCTTGCTGCGGTCAACCCCTTGAAAACAGGTAAAATTCACCCCTTCGTTTTGCCGCTTTTTTGAGATAGGAATCGTAGTGCTCGTCGCCGCCAACATCACCATGCAGTTCGGGGTCAAACCCCTGTTCGAGAACGTCAATGTCAAATTCGGCGAGGGCTATCGCTACGGCCTGATCGGCGCCAACGGCGCCGGCAAGTCGACCTTCATGAAGATCCTGTGCGGCGCACTCGAGCCTTCGGCCGGCAATGTCTCGAAAGACAAGCACGAGCGCATGGCCTACCTGAAGCAGGACCAGTTCGCTTACGAAGACATGCGCGTCCTCGACGTCGTGCTCATGGGCCACGAGGAAATGTGGGCCTGCATGAGCGAGCGCGACGCCATCTACGCCAACCCCGAAGCAATCGAAGACGACTACATGAAGGCGGCCGATCTCGAGCATCAGTTCGGCGAATACGACGGTTACACGGCTGAATCGCGCGCCGGCGAACTGCTCCTCGGTGTCGGCATTCCTATCGACCAGCACAACGGCCCGATGAGCCAGGTCGCGCCCGGCTGGAAGCTGCGCGTCCTGCTCTGTCAGGCCCTGTTCGCCAACCCCGACATCCTGTTGCTCGACGAACCGACCAACAACCTCGACATCAACACCATTCGCTGGCTCGAAGACACCCTGAATGCCCGTGATTCGACGATGATCATCATCTCCCACGATCGTCACTTCCTGAATCAGGTCTGTACCCACATGGCCGACCTTGATTACGGCAAGATCACGACCTACGCCGGCAACTACGACGACTTCATGGAAGCCGCCCAGGCCGCCCGCGAGCGCCTGCAGAACGCCAATGCCAAGGCCAAGGAACGCATCGCCGAACTGCAGACCTTCGTCCGCCGCTTCTCGGCCAATGCCTCCAAGGCCAAGCAGGCGACCAGTCGCGTCAAGCTGATCGAAAAACTCAAGCCGGAAGACATGAAGCCGTCGTCCCGCCAGTACCCGTGGATTCGCTTCGACTACGACGAGAAGCAGAAGCTGCACCGTCAGGCGGTCGAGATCGAGAATGTTTCCTTCACCTACGAAGGCGGCGAACGCAAGATCTTCAACAATCTGACGCTGACCATCAACGCCGGTGAACGCATCGCCGTCATCGGTGAAAACGGCGTCGGCAAGACAACTTTCCTCAAGCTACTGATGGGCGAAGTGACGCCGCAGTTCGGCACGATCAAGTGGGCCGAAAAGGCTTTCCCCGGCTACTACGCGCAGGACCACAGCGCCCAGTTCGCCGGCACCGAGAGCCTGACCGAATGGATCGCCGGCTACGCCCGCGCCACCATCGAAGACGGCGGCGACCTCGAAACGCTGATCCGCGGCACGCTCGGTCGCCTGCTGTTCTCCGGCGACGAAGTGAAGAAGTCGGTCAACGTCATTTCCGGCGGCGAGCAGGGCCGCATGCTGTTCGGCAAGCTCATGCTGTCGAAGCACAACGTGCTGCTCATGGACGAGCCGACCAACCACCTCGACATGGAATCGATCGAATCGCTCAACAGCGGTCTGGAAAAATTCCCCGGTACGCTGGTTTTCGTCTCACACGACCGCGAGTTCGTTTCGTCGCTGTCCACCCGCGTGTTGGAAGTGAAGAACGATGGCCGGATCATCGATTACCTCGGCGGCTATGAGGATTACCTGGCTTCGCAGGGCGTCGAATAAGCCGGAAACAGCCATTTCATTTTTGGCTGTTTTTTCCGGTTGACCGTGGGAATGCCCGGTTTGACCGACAAAGGCCGAAACGCTGTGCGTTTCGGCCTTTTTTTCTATTGAATCTTGCCGCCGGCGGCCAGCGTGCGGATGATGCGCACGCAATCGACGTCGGACTGGTGGTAGGCCGATTTGACGTACTCGATATAGGCCCGTTCCTCGGAATTCGGATCGGTCGCCAGCGTCGTCTGGTAGGCAAAGCGCAAGAACAGGAAGCCTGCTTCGGGCTCCTCGATAGTGATCATCAGACTGCCGCCGGGATGGACCTCGGACGGCTGAATGTCGAAACGCACGGACACCATGTCGACCAGCGTGACGCGGTCATGGATGACGGCCGGGCCGAAATCGAGCTCGCGGAGCAGGGTGTCGGCCTGGCGTTCAAGAATGGTGCAGGATTCCAGTCCGGGCAGGAAAGGAACGGCATTTTCGACGCGATGGAGCAGGCCCTGCCATAGCTGATCGCGGGTCATGGTCTCGACCAGCGGGTTTTCCGGGTCGTTGATTTGTATGAGATGTTCGAAATTCATGGGGCGGATGTTAACATCTCGGCCATGCAACTAGAACGTATCCTCCAAAAACACGGTTTTGGCTCCCGTCGGGAATGCCGGGGCCTTATCCGCCGCGAACGTGTGGCGATCAATGGCCAGGTTTGCGACGATCCTTTCGTCGAACTCGACACCGAAGGTCTGGTTTTCACCGTCGATGGCGTCGATTGGCCCTACGCCGAATTCGCCACGCTGATGCTCAACAAACCAGCCGGCTACGAATGCTCGCGCAAGCCGAAACATCACGCCAGCGTCCTCGAACTGCTGCCGGTGCCCCTGCGCGAACGCGATGTGCAGCCGATCGGCCGTCTCGACGAAGACACGACCGGCCTGCTGCTGATCACCGACGACGGCCAGCTCAATCACCAGCTCTCCTCGGCCAAGCGCAAGGTGCCGAAAGTCTATCTGGCGACGACCAAGCACCCGCTTGATCAGGCGCAGATCGACCAACTGCTGGCCGGCGTTCTGCTCGCCGATGAGTACGAAACGATTGCCGCTGCCGCCGCCGAAATCGTTGGCGAAAAGCTGCTGCGCCTGACCTTGACCGAAGGCAAATACCATCAGGTCAAACGCATGGTCGCTGCCGTCAGTAATCGCGTCGAGGCGTTGCATCGCGAAGCTGTCGGCGAACTGACCCTGCCGCCCGATCTCAAGCCCGGCGAGTGGCGCTGGCTTTCTGCGGTCGACCTGGAAAAACTGGGCTACACGCAATGACCCTGACCGAAATGCGCTACATCGTGGCTCTCGCCCGCGAGCGGCATTTCGGCAAGGCAGCCGACGCCTGCCACGTCAGCCAGCCGACGCTGTCGGTGGCGCTCAAGAAGGTCGAAGGCCAACTCGGCTCGCCGCTTTTCGAACGGGGCGCCAGCGATGTCCGCATCACGCCGCTCGGAGAGCGTATCGTCGCCCAGGCCACACGCGTGCTCGAGGAAGCCGTCAAGCTCGAAGAAATTGCCGAAGCGACCGGCGAACCGCTGAGCGGCCAGCTCCGCGTCGGCATCATCTACACCATTGCGCCCTACTTGCTGCCCCAGTTGATTCCCGCGCTGAGCAAACAGGCGCCGAACATGCCGCTCTTCCTCAAGGAAGACTTCACGGCCAACCTGATTCCCGCGCTCAAGGCCGGCGAACTCGACGTCATCGTCATCGCCTTGCCTTTCTCCGAACCCGGTCTGGTCGCCCAGCCGGTGTACGACGAGCCTTTCCGCGTCGTCGTCCCGGCCAGCCATCCGTGGGCTTCCCGTTCGGACGTCAATGGCAATGAGCTGGATGGCCAGAACCTGCTTCTGCTCGGCCAGGGAAACTGCTTCCGCGATCAGGTCCTCGAGTCCTGTCCCCGCCTCAGTGCGCCGGATGCCCTCGAACATTCGCTCGAAGGCAGCTCGCTCGAAACCATCCGCTACATGGTCGCCAGCGGCGCAGGCGTCGCGGTGATGCCGAGCACGGCGGCTGATCCGCTGATCAGCAAGGAACCGATGGTCAAGGTGCTGCCTTTTGCCGGCATTCAGCCCAAACGCACCGTCGGCCTCGTCTGGCGCATCACCTTCCCCCGGTCGCAAGCCATCGACGCTGTCCGCGCCGCGCTGCTTTCCTGCCAGCTACCGGGAGCCTCGGCTGTTCGCTGAGGTTTCACGTGGAACGCTTGCCCTGGCCAGAGTTCGCGTTATGACATGAGGGCGGTTTGGTTGCCTGTTGCCATACAATGCGCTTTCATGTGCTGACCAAGGGGCTTCGGATGTTTTGCGGTAAATATATCCAACAAATTTCAACACTCGAAAACGAACTCAAGGACGCCAGGGCGGTACAGCGCGCCCTCGACCGCTCGACGGCGGTCATCGAACTAGGCGTCGATGGCCAGGTCATCGCGGTCAACGACAACTTCTGTTCCACCATGGGCTACTCTTCGGCAGAACTGGTCGGCCAGCAGCATCGCCTGCTCTGCGATGAAGGCTTTGCCCGCAGCCCCGAATATTCGGATTTCTGGGTACGTCTGAGGGCCGGGGAGTTTTTCCGCGGCACCATCAAGCGCCGCCACAAAAGCGGTCGCGACATCTGGCTGGAAGCAAGCTACAACCCGGTGCTCGACGAGCGCGGGCAGGTTCGTAAGGTCGTCAAATTTGCCGCGGACGTGACGCAGCAGATCGAGGAAGCCGCAAAAATGCGCGCCATGGTCCAGGCCATCGAGCGTTCGATGGCGGTCATCGAATTCGGCCTCGACGGCATCATCCTGCGCGCCAACGACAATTTCCTGCGGACCATGGGTTATTCGCTCAACGACATTGCCGGCCGTCATCACCGCTTGTTCTGCGCGCCCGAATTGGCTTCCGGGGCCGAGTACGCGAGCTTCTGGGCAACGCTCGGGCGCGGCGAGTTTCTCGCCGGGCAGTTTGCCCGGG contains:
- a CDS encoding hydrogen peroxide-inducible genes activator, translating into MTLTEMRYIVALARERHFGKAADACHVSQPTLSVALKKVEGQLGSPLFERGASDVRITPLGERIVAQATRVLEEAVKLEEIAEATGEPLSGQLRVGIIYTIAPYLLPQLIPALSKQAPNMPLFLKEDFTANLIPALKAGELDVIVIALPFSEPGLVAQPVYDEPFRVVVPASHPWASRSDVNGNELDGQNLLLLGQGNCFRDQVLESCPRLSAPDALEHSLEGSSLETIRYMVASGAGVAVMPSTAADPLISKEPMVKVLPFAGIQPKRTVGLVWRITFPRSQAIDAVRAALLSCQLPGASAVR
- a CDS encoding pseudouridine synthase; translation: MQLERILQKHGFGSRRECRGLIRRERVAINGQVCDDPFVELDTEGLVFTVDGVDWPYAEFATLMLNKPAGYECSRKPKHHASVLELLPVPLRERDVQPIGRLDEDTTGLLLITDDGQLNHQLSSAKRKVPKVYLATTKHPLDQAQIDQLLAGVLLADEYETIAAAAAEIVGEKLLRLTLTEGKYHQVKRMVAAVSNRVEALHREAVGELTLPPDLKPGEWRWLSAVDLEKLGYTQ
- a CDS encoding methyl-accepting chemotaxis protein, with product MFCGKYIQQISTLENELKDARAVQRALDRSTAVIELGVDGQVIAVNDNFCSTMGYSSAELVGQQHRLLCDEGFARSPEYSDFWVRLRAGEFFRGTIKRRHKSGRDIWLEASYNPVLDERGQVRKVVKFAADVTQQIEEAAKMRAMVQAIERSMAVIEFGLDGIILRANDNFLRTMGYSLNDIAGRHHRLFCAPELASGAEYASFWATLGRGEFLAGQFARVDRQGREIWLEASYNPVFGPDGKVQKIVKFASDVTEQVQRHHAEKQSAATAYEVALETREISQKGEGIILETVTKMQSIAAIVEQSAGLVEALGEQTTRITSIVNTIKEIADQTNLLALNAAIEAARAGESGRGFAVVADEVRKLAERTSKSTGEIGQMIQGIQAETASVSSSMSSGLSAVSEGVELASNAGDAIQQMRNGATRVVEVIHELSEAVSK
- a CDS encoding ABC-F family ATPase → MLVAANITMQFGVKPLFENVNVKFGEGYRYGLIGANGAGKSTFMKILCGALEPSAGNVSKDKHERMAYLKQDQFAYEDMRVLDVVLMGHEEMWACMSERDAIYANPEAIEDDYMKAADLEHQFGEYDGYTAESRAGELLLGVGIPIDQHNGPMSQVAPGWKLRVLLCQALFANPDILLLDEPTNNLDINTIRWLEDTLNARDSTMIIISHDRHFLNQVCTHMADLDYGKITTYAGNYDDFMEAAQAARERLQNANAKAKERIAELQTFVRRFSANASKAKQATSRVKLIEKLKPEDMKPSSRQYPWIRFDYDEKQKLHRQAVEIENVSFTYEGGERKIFNNLTLTINAGERIAVIGENGVGKTTFLKLLMGEVTPQFGTIKWAEKAFPGYYAQDHSAQFAGTESLTEWIAGYARATIEDGGDLETLIRGTLGRLLFSGDEVKKSVNVISGGEQGRMLFGKLMLSKHNVLLMDEPTNHLDMESIESLNSGLEKFPGTLVFVSHDREFVSSLSTRVLEVKNDGRIIDYLGGYEDYLASQGVE
- the gshA gene encoding glutamate--cysteine ligase, with the translated sequence MVPHLTTALTGPLLELERRFLAASPQIEQWLRSQWLEHTPPFYSSVDLRNSGFKLAPVDTNLFPGGFNNLNPAFLPLCVQAAMSAIEKFCPEARSLLLIPENHTRNQFYLQNVAQIAAILKQTGLNVRLGSLNPEITQPTTVELPNGQSLLLEPLVRTQHRLGLDGFDPCAILLNNDLSAGIPAILQGLHEQVVLPPVHAGWAVRRKSNHFAAYDQVANDFAKAIGIDPWRINPAFSVCRSVNFHERQGEECLAANVSAVLDIVKEKYREYDIEETPYVVVKADAGTYGMGIMTVRNVDEVIALNRKQRNKMSVVKEGLEVSEVLIQEGVHSFETLNEAVAEPVIYMVDRYVVGGFYRVHTGRGKDENLNAPGMHFEPLAFETGCNMPDYGCNNPDAAPNRFYAYGVVGRLACLAAAIELERTAPEND
- a CDS encoding SRPBCC family protein is translated as MNFEHLIQINDPENPLVETMTRDQLWQGLLHRVENAVPFLPGLESCTILERQADTLLRELDFGPAVIHDRVTLVDMVSVRFDIQPSEVHPGGSLMITIEEPEAGFLFLRFAYQTTLATDPNSEERAYIEYVKSAYHQSDVDCVRIIRTLAAGGKIQ